The window gtcaaagaacctTTGTAGCCCTAATCTAATCCCAAGCCCCATCTTCACCCCGACCCAGGCCACCCCCAACCCCATCCCAAGCCACATCTTCACCCCGACCCAGGCCACCCCCAACCCCATCCCAAGCCACATCTTCACCCCGACCCAGGCCACCCCCAACCTCATCCCAAGCCCCATCTTCACCCCGACCCAGGCTGCCCCCAACCTCATCCCAAGCCCCATCCTCACCTCAAACCAGGCCACCCCCAACCCCATCCCAAGCCCTATCTTCACCCCGACCCAGGCCACCCCCAACCCCATCCCAAGCCACATCTTCACCCCGACCCAGGCCACCCCCAACCCCATCCCAAGCCACATCTTCACCCCGACCCAGGCCACCCCCAACCTCATCCCAAGCCCCATCTTCACCCTGACCCAGGCCACCCCCAACCTCATCCCAAGCCCCATCTTCACCCCGAACCAGGCCACCccataccgatcataactgtacattttgttttcacagactaatctcgccgcATAATGAGgaggtgacctcgtatttgctccgggaaaagtccagatttagacgacgtcattgtaagtgacactgtttctccttccttgttaaatgttactgtgacttgcgtttgtttgttttttattcataccacactcatttaattgttttccagccgcctgtgagacgtattttgagacgggacgcaggagcttcaggttcagccggaacactcattgcgggcggaagctgcgaaggattcagcgcggagtcaagcgagaagaaagacggtcagagtttatttgctgacttttttcaggtgcattgatagatgtgttgtgtccatacccatcgcacagtactgattcattgttgtttttacagctgctggaatcgagacaaagtgtgctggctgatgacgaggtggaactctggaaatccgccaccgtggagctcacgtaggacggaggggacggcgttgttgacggggtctcggggtggattgtacggtcgccacacgcacacgagccgcctgcacaacagacctgcctcggaaaacacggcgccagtgacggtctacaaccccgaggaggcaaactgaCAGTTTgatgagctgtagtttttaaaccgcggGCAGTTTTTTCTATGATGAACAAACCATCAATATGAACACATAATAACTAAAAGGATTACAAATTGAACCAGCCATTTGTACTGAGGATTAATACTCATGTGACTGAATTtttgaagggggaggggggtcaccaGTCTGTCAGACTGAAACAGCTTCAATAAAAAAAGCTGCGTGTGTTTAAGTGGATTGTCTGGAATGTAGAACAGAACTATCCCAAAGAACGGGCGGCATTCTACACTAGTAGGAGAGGAGAACGTATCCTATTTGGCAACAAGATAAAAACGAAAAAAATTTAAACTGAAGACAACCACTTTTTATGGCTTCACGTTTTTTAAGTACAATTAGTATTTATGGGgaagttaacaaaaaaaaaaggacaggggTCTAGAAGCTTGTGAAATGTGCTCAGAATGTTTAAAATCTCATAACTCATCTCCCACTCTGTGGTCACTATGGAACAAGCCTATAATATGTAAAGAATCAACATAACACCAGAGGGATCATTCAAGTAAAAGCCAATGCAGAAAACACAGAATGAATCGCTTCTTTTTTCATGGAATGATGGTGTCTGGTAAATGGACAACAAAGCAGAGAAGACAAAGCCCTCGTTTTGGATTAATACGCTTATTGTCACAATCTAAGAGCATTCTACACGCGTGACACTGAACCCAACATGCGTGACTCAGGCTTTCCCAATGAATATTAACatacatataaaaaaatgaaaacaaacaattaagTTTGGCATTAAAAGAAGCTTTATGAGAGAACGTATTGCTAATTGGGAATTGATTTCAACCAGGGCTTCCTGGAGGATTCTGGAAGTAAGTCACTCATCTAGTCAAGCAGCACAAGCTTTTAACAGTAAAGcacaatgttttaataaaaagggcTCATTAATAAAAGAAATGAGTAGTAGAAAGTACAACCTGAACAGAATCTCGTCAACCCAAGTCCATTGTGACACTTTAAGACAGAATATGAGCTGTTGTTGGACCAACAAGCAGCACACTGcatacaaaaaaactaaatcaataCCTCCATTCTATTAGAGACACTTAAACTCAAACAATAGACAATGGATTTAGTTTGTAGCTCCAATGGTTCGGTAGCAGATGTTACATGAGCGTCTTCATGGTGGCCTTTAAGTGGAAGTGTGCATAATA is drawn from Gasterosteus aculeatus chromosome 3, fGasAcu3.hap1.1, whole genome shotgun sequence and contains these coding sequences:
- the LOC120816542 gene encoding uncharacterized protein LOC120816542 isoform X2, with product MSGLQRTRSKNLCSPNLIPSPIFTPTQATPNPIPSHIFTPTQATPNPIPSHIFTPTQATPNLIPSPIFTPTQAAPNLIPSPILTSNQATPNPIPSPIFTPTQATPNPIPSHIFTPTQATPNPIPSHIFTPTQATPNLIPSPIFTLTQATPNLIPSPIFTPNQATPYRS